In the genome of Pontibacter actiniarum, the window TATTCGCCTGCTCACCCCGGTGTTCTTGCTTTTCTCGGTGTACATCCTGTTCCGGGGGCACAACCACCCGGGCGGCGGGTTTATCGGGGGGCTGATCGGGTCCATTGCCTTTGTCTTTCACGTCCTGGCCCACGGAGCAGAACGTACCGCTAACTCTTACTTTCGGGTGCGGGTATACTACAGCAGCCGTAATGCCGGGTACAGCCGCGCGCACCACGCCCTACGCCTGGTGCGTGTCAACGTCTGGAATCGCCGCCGCAGCCTGCTGGAAGAGGGCTGGCAGTTTTCTTTCCTGCAGCTAAGGCCGGTGTATTTAATGGCGCTGGGGCTGTTCCTGGCTGTTACCAGCGGTGTGCTGGGCCTGTTGCTCGGGGAGCCTTACATGGCGGCCCTGTGGCTGGAGGCAAAGCTGCCGCTGATAGGCTCTGTGGGCACGCCCATACTTTTTGATGCCGGCGTGTACCTGCTGGTGCTGGGCATGGTGCTTACCATGGTGTTTACAATGTCAAAAGAATAGCGATGGAGATACTGCTGCCTTTCATGATAGGGATTCTGTTTGCCGTAAGCCTGTACTTTATACTGCACCGGCACCTGTTTAAATTGATACTGGGGCTCATTCTGTTTGGCCTGGCGACTAACCTTTTCCTGTTTGTAATAGGCGGCATTACGCGCAGCAGCATCGCCATTATAAACAAAGATGCCACTGTCGCTGCTGAGCCTTATGCCGATCCGGTGCCACAGGCGCTTCTGCTAACAGCTATCGTGATCGGGTTTGGGATACAGGCGTTTGCCATTGTGCTGATCCGCCGCGTGTACCAGACGTTTAAGTCCAACAACCTCGACGATTTCAGGCAGGATAAGGAACCGGAGCCATAGGCTACCGCTCACTGCACTTGCCCGCTTACCCGTTTGCCTCACACTAAAACTAGTTGCACCCTATGACTTCACATGCCATCCTGCTGCTACCCTTGCTTATTCCGCTCTATGGTGCGGTGCTGTGCCTGGTGCTGTGGCAAAAGGAGCGCTGGCAAGCCCTGGTGGCCGGCCTGACGCAGCTTGGCTGGCTGGCGGCGGCAGTGCTGCTGTTGCAACGCGTGCTGGAGCAGGAGGTGCTGGCCACCCAGATAGGCAACTGGCCCGCTCCCTTCGGCATTACCCTGGTGGCAGATGTGTTTAGTGTTCTAATGATTGCGACCGGCGCTGTTATCGGGCTGGCGGTGTTTCTGTTCTCGCTGCAGGGGCTGGACAAAACGCGTAAAAGATACGGTTACTACCCGCTGTTGCTGTTGCTGCAAATGGGTGTGAGCGGCGTTTGCCTGACAGGTGACCTGTTTAACCTGTATGTGTGGTTCGAGGTACTGCTGATCTGCTGCTTCGCCCTTTTGGGCCTGGGCGGCACCAAAGCGCAACTAGAGGGTACGCTAAAATACGTGACCATCAATTTTCTGGCTTCGGGCCTGCTCCTGACGGGCACAGGGATTGTATACAGCCTGTTTGGGGCGCTGAACCTGGCGGAATTGGCGTTGCTGGTGCGTCAGCCAAACCATCCTAACCTGCCGCTCCTAAGTATGGCCAGCCTCTTTTTCCTGACGGGGTTTGGTATCAAGTCAGCGATTTTTCCGCTGTTTTTCTGGTTGCCTGCCTCCTACCATGCGCCTCCTATTGCCATTTCGGCCTTTATTGCCGGGCTTATCTCCAAGGTCGGGGTTTATACGCTGATCCGGCTCTTCACGCTTGTGTTTGTGAGCAACCTTAGCTTTATGCTTCCCCTTTTGGCCGTTCTCTCGGGGCTAACAATGGTGGTGGGCGTGGTAGGGGCCGCTGCCCAGAACGACTTCCGCAAGATTCTCTCCTTCCACATTATCAGCCAGATTGGATATATGCTGATGGGGCTTGCCGTGTACACTCCACTGGCTCTGGCGGGGAGCATTTTTTTTATTGTCCACAACATCCTCGTCAAGACCAACCTGTTTTTGGTGAGCGGCGTGGTGGCCCAGCGGCACCGCACTTTTTCGTTAAAGAAGCTGGGTGGCCTGTACCTGCGACAGCCCGTATTGGCTTTGCTGTTTCTGCTGTCGGCCCTGAGCCTTGCCGGCACGCCGCCCCTCTCCGGGTTCTGGGGAAAGCTCATGCTGGCAAAAGCTGGCTTTGAAGCCGGAAGTTACACGTTGGTGGCTACTTCGTTGTGCGTCAGCCTGGTAACCTTATTCTCCATGACGAAGATCTGGACGGAGGTATTCTGGAAGCCGAAGCCCGTTATACCAGTGGGTGCGGTAGCTGAGACCGCGGAAGACAGGCTGCGCAACCAATACCTGTACCTGCCGGTAGCCCTGCTGCTGGTGTTCATCCTGTTCATCGGGGTGTATGCTGGGCCACTGGTGCGGCTGGCGGAGCAGGCGTCGCAGGGGCTGCTGCACATCGAAAAGTATACTCAAACAGTACTATCAAATAACTAACGGAGGTAAAACATATAAAACAATGCGACTTTTCCTTTTCCATAGCGTGCTAGCCATGGTGGCGGTGTACTTGTACTTCCGGCACGTGGAGACGGTGGTGCCGTACAGTGCCATCAGTGCTTCCACTTTTTTCGCTGCTCTGTTCTTTCTGCTCTGGCTCACGTCTTTCTTTTACAGCCGTACCTATTTCCGGAAGCTGCCCAAATTTTTCTCCTTCCTGCTGTTCTTCTTTAAGGAGCTGCTGGTTGCCAACCTGAAAATCGCCTACGACATCATTACGCCGCATTACTACATGCGCCCCTCCGTGATAGCGCTTCCCCTAAAGGCAAGGTCTGACCTGGAGATAACGATCCTGGCCAACATTATCTCGCTCACGCCCGGTACGTTAAGTATAGATGTAAGCAAGGATCGTAAGATGTTGTATGTGCATGCTTTATATGTGAAGCACAACGATTTGGAAAAGCTGAAGCTGCATATTAAAAACGGATTTGAACGAAGACTTTTAGAACTGACCGCATGAGTGCATTCCAGATTACTCTCTTCATTGCTATGGTCGTGCTAAGCGTGTGCCTGATGCTGACAGCCGTCCGCTTTGCTATTGGGCCCAGCCTGCCCGACCGCATCACGGCCTTCGACCTGATTGTGGCCAACGTCATCGGTATCATAGCCATCTACACGGAGTTCACCGGAAACGAGGACTTTATTGATGTCGCCATCATCCTGTCCTTGTTCGGGTTCTTGGGCTCCATCTCTTTCTCTTACTACATTATGAGGATTACCAAATGAGCGTTATGGAAGCAAGTATAGACTGGAACATGGTGCGCGAGGTGGTGAGTTGCGTGCTGATCTTAGCGGGGGTAGGATTTATGCTCACCTCCACCATCGGCCTTCTCCGGTTCCCGGACTTTTACATCCGGATGTCAGCCATTACCAAAGGGGCCACGCTTGGCGTAGGGCTTATTTTACTGGGGATGGGGATTTACTTTAATCAGCCCGGCATCCTGCTGAAAGTGCTGGCGGTGATTGTGTTCACGTTTATGACGGCCCCTGTTGCCGCCCACGTGATTGGCCGCACGGCTGTGCAGAACAGGATTCCGTTTTGGAACAAGACCAACACCAAAGAGTTTGAGCAGTACCTGGAGAAGGAACACCTGGAGCAGCTAGTGAGCCACGACAGGTACAAAGATGATACGCCGAAGGTTAGGAAGTATGGTGATGCTGATGGTAGTGAATAAAAGGCCTGACAGACTCGGCGTAGGTTTGGTGGGCATCCACAGAGGTCAGGATATGGTCGGGGTACATCAGGGCCGTTAGGCTCCCTCCAAACACGCATCCCGTATCGATGTTAATGGTGTTGTTGCGCCAGCGCGGCTCATGTACGGGAGTATGCCCATACACCACAATGGCCTTGCCGCAGTATTCTGCGGCCCAGTCGAGGCGCACCGGAAGCCCCTTGTCGTCCGTCTCTCCCGTAGTGGGGCCATAGAGGCAGAGTTCGCGTACGCCTTTGGAGTTGCGGCCGTGCAGGCGCTCCTCCAGGCCGGCGTGCGCCACCACCAGCCTTCCCTCGTCCAGGATAACGTGGTGCGGCAGTGTGCTGATAAAGTCCCTCACGCGCTCCTGGAAAGCCCTGTCGTAGCGTTCCAGCTGTGCTTTGGTTAACTCCAGCCCGTGCCTGATCTGTACGTTCCGCCCGTTCAGCATGCGGAACAGCTTATCGTCGTGGTTGCCGCTGACGCAGTAGGCCACCCCTTGGTCCACCATATCCATCACCAGCCGCAGCACCTCCGGGGAGTTGGGGCCACGGTCTACCAGGTCTCCCACAAACACGGCCTTGCACCCTGCCGGCGGCACTACCTCGTACTGCTGCTTGCTAGCCTCCCAGCTAACACCGTACCCGAGTTGCTGCAGCAGCTCCATCAGCTCGTCAAAGCAGCCGTGCACGTCTCCAATTACATGGAAAGGCCCGTGCTCCTCCGGCAGCTCCAGGTTAAAAAAAATATGCTCGCCCTTCTTACTCATACATCGTGGCAATTACGTGAAATACAGCCTATCTCTGCTGTTTCGGCTTAAACCTCTATATAAACAGTAAACACTGCCGCTAGGTTAGGGTAAGGCCGGTGTTTTTTTAGTTAAACTGAGTGAAATGAGAACAACTTTCTGTTGGGGTTGGTGCTCGTTCTTCCTAATTTTGTAATTGATAGTACAACATTTTTCAGGCTTACATCTGAAATGCCCCATTATAAAAAAACTAAAATACCCCTCCTGTGGTTACGCCGCCATACCTCTGACCGTGAGTTTATGCTCATCTCAAGTGTGCTGGTTGGCCTGACAGCCGGAATGGCCGCTGTGATTCTTAAAACGCTGGTACACTACATCCATGTGCTGCTGGCTTACGGTAACCGGCTTCTCGACCAGCCTTACTGGCTGGTGGTTTTCCCGATAATCGGTATCCTGCTGACGGTTTTTGTGGTGCGGGTCGCTTTTAACGGCAGCATTGGCCGAGGCACCGCGGGCGTGCTTTTCAGCATTTCGCAGAAGTCCAGCATGGTGGAGCGGCATAAGATGTACTCGCACGTGGTGACCAGTGCCTTTACCGCCGGCTTCGGTGGCTCGGCAGGTCTGGAGTCGCCGATTGTGGTAACGGGTTCGGCCATCGGCTCCAACTATGGCCGAGACTATCACCTCAACTACCGCGACCGCACCTTGCTTCTGGCAGCCGGGGCGGCGGCGGGTATCGCCGCGGTCTTTAACGCCCCCATTGCCGGTGTGCTCTTCGCCATCGAGGTGCTCCTGACGGACATCAGCATATCCGCCTTTATCCCGCTCATTATTTCAGCGGTGGTGGGCGCACTCTGCTCTAAACTCATCCTGCAGGAAGAAATCTTGTTTAACATTGGGCAGCGCGAGTTCTTCGCTGCCAGTCACCTGCCTTTCTATGTGCTTCTGGGTGTGCTTTGCGGCATGATGTCGGTGTATTATACGCGGATGGCCCTGCGGGTGGAGGAGCTTTTTGAAGAATATCAGTCCAAAGTATACAGCCGTGCCATAGTGGGCGGCATTCTGCTCGGGTTGCTGATTATGCTATTCCCGCCGCTTTTCGGGGAGGGCTATGACAGTATACGCCTGCTGGAGGGCAACAATGCACAGGAAATGCTGCAGAACAGCTGGCTGGCCTTTTTCGGCACCAATGAATGGCTTGTTCTCTGTTTTGTGGGAGCGCTGGCGCTGGTAAAGGTTTTTGCCGCCACCATTACCATTGCCTCCGGCGGTAACGGCGGTAACTTCGCCCCTTCTATGTTTGTGGGGGCCAGTACCGGCTTTTTCTTCTCCCGGCTGGTAAACCTGCTCAGCTTTAACAACCTGCCTGTTAGTAGTTTTGCGATGGTGGGCATGGCCGGAATCCTGAGCGGCGTTATGCACGCTCCCTTAACGGCGGTCTTCCTGATCGCCGAGATCACGGGCGGCTATACCTTGATGATTCCGCTGATGATTGTGGCAGCCACCTCCTATGCGATGGTGAAGTATTTTGAGCCCTACTCCCTTGATACGAAAAAACTGGCGCAAAAGGGCCAGCTGCTCACCCACAATAAGGACCGCACCATTCTGCGCATCATGAAAATTCAGCACCTCATCGAGACAGAGTTTCAGCCGGTTTCCCCGGAGGCGACGCTGGGTGAGCTGGTGGAGGTGATTGCCCATTCCCGCCGCAACCTGTTTCCGGTGGTAACGGCAGACCGTAAGCTCGACGGCATTATTCTGCTGGAGAACGTGCGCGAGATTATGTTCAAGACGGAGAAATACGACCTGGTGAAGGTGCGGGAGCTGATGGTGAAGCCGCCTGCCATTGTGCAGTATGACGATAGCATGGCCGACGTAATGAAGAAGTTCGATGAGTCGGGAGCATGGAACCTGCCGGTGTTGCGCAACGAAACCTACCAGGGCTTTGTGTCCAAGTCCAGCATTTTTACCAAGTACCGCAAGCTCCTTATTAAAACCACCAACGTGGCCTAGCCAAGTGGCTGTCCGCTACGGATGCATGCAGCGGGTGCCGCTCCCGCTCACGTAGTTGGCCTGAACCACAGTGCCCCGTGCTCAATCTGCAGCGGAGAAGGGATGTTGTTGTGGTATAGCTGCCCGGTGCCGAGGCCCTGCGGCATCGCCACGTTGTACTGCGCGGTGAACTGGCTGATGGCGTTCAGGCCTATGTTTGACTCCAGTGCCGATGTTACCCACCAGCCGATGCTTCGGTTCTCTGCCAGTTGTATCCACTCCGCGCTGGCGGCCATCCCTCCCACTAGAGTCGGCTTTAAGATGATGTACTGAGGCTTGATGGTGTCCAGCAAGGCTGCTTTTGCCGTAGAGCCCTGTACCCCGATCAGCTCTTCATCCAACGCAACAGGCACCGGCGTATAGGCGCAGAGCTGCGCCATTTCCTCATGCTGCCCCTGCCGGATGGGCTGCTCAATGGAGTGCAGGTCATACTTTGCCAACCGCTCCAGTTTTTTAAACGCCTCCTGCGGCGTAAAAGCACCGTTGGCATCCACACGGACCGTCAGGCTGTTGCCGGGCGCTACTTCTCTGATGCTTTGCAGGAGCTCCAGCTCCGTTGTGAAGTCCAGGCTGCCGATTTTGAGCTTCAGGCAAGTATAACCCGCCTTCAGTTTTTGCTCTATCTGCTCCTGCATAAACTTCTTGTCTCCCATCCAGATCAGGCCATTGATAGGAATGCCTTCCTCGCTGCGGCTAAAGCCGTTGTTGTGCAACTGCCAGCCTCCGCCCTGCTGCAGGTTTAGCAGGGCAGTTTCGAGGGCAAAATACAACGCCGGCCAGTCCTGTAGCTCCAGCTCCTGCAGATAGCCGGAGGCGCTGTGCTGTGCCATTTTACCGGAATTCACCAGCTGCACGACCTGCTGCAGCTTCTCTTCCAGGTCCGGGCGGTAGTCTACGCTGAGGCCTGCCAGTGGGGCACACTCCCCCAGCCCGAACACATCCGGACTGTCTGTGTCCCAGGCCCTGAGATAGTAGGCAACGTGTTCTGAAATGGCGCCGCGCGAGGTGCGGGCATCAAACTTAAACTGTAAGGCGTGGCGGGTAAAGCTTAGGTTCAGGCTCATCTTTCTTGTACTGTTTTGCGGGGCAAGTTAAACCATTCGTGCCATTTCTGACGTAGATGATGAACGAAGTATAGCTTTTTGCCGGTATAAAAGCCAGCCGCCAGGGCACCTGCTTCACTTAAAATCCTGTGGTAGGCACTTGTTTTTCAGGTACGATCACCGGAAAAGTATAACCCAACGCCTGTTTAACTGTTCCTCTTCTGAATGCCTGCTGTACAACCACACAACCGAAAACATAGCTTATGAGCACCCTCACTACCCCCCGCACGCACCAAACGTTGACGCGCTACCAGGATATACGGCGGCGAACGGAGACTATCTGCGCCCCGCTGGAACCCGAGGACACCGTGGTGCAGCCCATCGTGGATGTGAGCCCTCCGAAATGGCACATGGCCCATACCAGCTGGTTTTTCGAAACCTTTATACTTAGCCCCCACCTGCCGGGCTACCAGGCGTTTCACCCGCGCTACAGTTTCCTGTTCAACTCGTACTACAACAGTGTGGGCAGCCGGGTGCAGCGGGATCAGCGCAGTACGCTCACCAGGCCTCCGCTACGCGATATTTATACTTACCGCCAGCACGTAGACGCGCACATGGAACAGCTTTTCCAGCAGTTGCCGGAGCAGGAGCTGACAGAGCTACTGCCGGTGCTGGAACTGGGGCTGCAGCACGAACAGCAACACCAGGAGCTGCTCATCACGGACATCAAGTACATCCTGAGCACAAACCCTTTGCTGCCCGCCTTCAAGCCCAGGCCAGCGCCCAAGCAAGCGACGGAGAAAACAGCGGCGCGTTTCCTGGAGGTGCCGGGGGGCACGTATAAAATCGGCTTTACCGGTGAGGGCTTCTGCTTCGACAATGAGTTGGGGGTGCATGAGGTACTGGTGGAGGATTTTGAGATCATGAACCGACTCGTTACCAACGGCGAGTACCTGGAGTTTATGCAGGACGGCGGTTACAGCGATTTCCGGCATTGGCTAGACGAGGGCTTTGCCCTGGTAAAGAATGACCACCTGGAGGCGCCGCTGTACTGGGTGAAGCAGGATAACACATGGCACCGCTTTACCATGCACGGGCTGGAAGAGGTGGATATGAACGAGCCAGTCTGCCACCTCAGCTTTTACGAAGCCGATGCCTACGCTAACTGGGCCGGTAAACGCCTCCTGACGGAGTTTGAGTGGGAAGCGGCGGCGCAGG includes:
- a CDS encoding MnhB domain-containing protein, with the protein product MRTMIFATAIRLLTPVFLLFSVYILFRGHNHPGGGFIGGLIGSIAFVFHVLAHGAERTANSYFRVRVYYSSRNAGYSRAHHALRLVRVNVWNRRRSLLEEGWQFSFLQLRPVYLMALGLFLAVTSGVLGLLLGEPYMAALWLEAKLPLIGSVGTPILFDAGVYLLVLGMVLTMVFTMSKE
- a CDS encoding NADH-quinone oxidoreductase subunit K codes for the protein MEILLPFMIGILFAVSLYFILHRHLFKLILGLILFGLATNLFLFVIGGITRSSIAIINKDATVAAEPYADPVPQALLLTAIVIGFGIQAFAIVLIRRVYQTFKSNNLDDFRQDKEPEP
- a CDS encoding proton-conducting transporter membrane subunit, with translation MTSHAILLLPLLIPLYGAVLCLVLWQKERWQALVAGLTQLGWLAAAVLLLQRVLEQEVLATQIGNWPAPFGITLVADVFSVLMIATGAVIGLAVFLFSLQGLDKTRKRYGYYPLLLLLQMGVSGVCLTGDLFNLYVWFEVLLICCFALLGLGGTKAQLEGTLKYVTINFLASGLLLTGTGIVYSLFGALNLAELALLVRQPNHPNLPLLSMASLFFLTGFGIKSAIFPLFFWLPASYHAPPIAISAFIAGLISKVGVYTLIRLFTLVFVSNLSFMLPLLAVLSGLTMVVGVVGAAAQNDFRKILSFHIISQIGYMLMGLAVYTPLALAGSIFFIVHNILVKTNLFLVSGVVAQRHRTFSLKKLGGLYLRQPVLALLFLLSALSLAGTPPLSGFWGKLMLAKAGFEAGSYTLVATSLCVSLVTLFSMTKIWTEVFWKPKPVIPVGAVAETAEDRLRNQYLYLPVALLLVFILFIGVYAGPLVRLAEQASQGLLHIEKYTQTVLSNN
- a CDS encoding Na+/H+ antiporter subunit E, whose amino-acid sequence is MRLFLFHSVLAMVAVYLYFRHVETVVPYSAISASTFFAALFFLLWLTSFFYSRTYFRKLPKFFSFLLFFFKELLVANLKIAYDIITPHYYMRPSVIALPLKARSDLEITILANIISLTPGTLSIDVSKDRKMLYVHALYVKHNDLEKLKLHIKNGFERRLLELTA
- a CDS encoding monovalent cation/H+ antiporter complex subunit F, which translates into the protein MSAFQITLFIAMVVLSVCLMLTAVRFAIGPSLPDRITAFDLIVANVIGIIAIYTEFTGNEDFIDVAIILSLFGFLGSISFSYYIMRITK
- the mnhG gene encoding monovalent cation/H(+) antiporter subunit G codes for the protein MSVMEASIDWNMVREVVSCVLILAGVGFMLTSTIGLLRFPDFYIRMSAITKGATLGVGLILLGMGIYFNQPGILLKVLAVIVFTFMTAPVAAHVIGRTAVQNRIPFWNKTNTKEFEQYLEKEHLEQLVSHDRYKDDTPKVRKYGDADGSE
- a CDS encoding metallophosphoesterase, with amino-acid sequence MSKKGEHIFFNLELPEEHGPFHVIGDVHGCFDELMELLQQLGYGVSWEASKQQYEVVPPAGCKAVFVGDLVDRGPNSPEVLRLVMDMVDQGVAYCVSGNHDDKLFRMLNGRNVQIRHGLELTKAQLERYDRAFQERVRDFISTLPHHVILDEGRLVVAHAGLEERLHGRNSKGVRELCLYGPTTGETDDKGLPVRLDWAAEYCGKAIVVYGHTPVHEPRWRNNTINIDTGCVFGGSLTALMYPDHILTSVDAHQTYAESVRPFIHYHQHHHTS
- a CDS encoding chloride channel protein, whose amino-acid sequence is MLISSVLVGLTAGMAAVILKTLVHYIHVLLAYGNRLLDQPYWLVVFPIIGILLTVFVVRVAFNGSIGRGTAGVLFSISQKSSMVERHKMYSHVVTSAFTAGFGGSAGLESPIVVTGSAIGSNYGRDYHLNYRDRTLLLAAGAAAGIAAVFNAPIAGVLFAIEVLLTDISISAFIPLIISAVVGALCSKLILQEEILFNIGQREFFAASHLPFYVLLGVLCGMMSVYYTRMALRVEELFEEYQSKVYSRAIVGGILLGLLIMLFPPLFGEGYDSIRLLEGNNAQEMLQNSWLAFFGTNEWLVLCFVGALALVKVFAATITIASGGNGGNFAPSMFVGASTGFFFSRLVNLLSFNNLPVSSFAMVGMAGILSGVMHAPLTAVFLIAEITGGYTLMIPLMIVAATSYAMVKYFEPYSLDTKKLAQKGQLLTHNKDRTILRIMKIQHLIETEFQPVSPEATLGELVEVIAHSRRNLFPVVTADRKLDGIILLENVREIMFKTEKYDLVKVRELMVKPPAIVQYDDSMADVMKKFDESGAWNLPVLRNETYQGFVSKSSIFTKYRKLLIKTTNVA
- a CDS encoding o-succinylbenzoate synthase: MSLNLSFTRHALQFKFDARTSRGAISEHVAYYLRAWDTDSPDVFGLGECAPLAGLSVDYRPDLEEKLQQVVQLVNSGKMAQHSASGYLQELELQDWPALYFALETALLNLQQGGGWQLHNNGFSRSEEGIPINGLIWMGDKKFMQEQIEQKLKAGYTCLKLKIGSLDFTTELELLQSIREVAPGNSLTVRVDANGAFTPQEAFKKLERLAKYDLHSIEQPIRQGQHEEMAQLCAYTPVPVALDEELIGVQGSTAKAALLDTIKPQYIILKPTLVGGMAASAEWIQLAENRSIGWWVTSALESNIGLNAISQFTAQYNVAMPQGLGTGQLYHNNIPSPLQIEHGALWFRPTT
- the egtB gene encoding ergothioneine biosynthesis protein EgtB, giving the protein MSTLTTPRTHQTLTRYQDIRRRTETICAPLEPEDTVVQPIVDVSPPKWHMAHTSWFFETFILSPHLPGYQAFHPRYSFLFNSYYNSVGSRVQRDQRSTLTRPPLRDIYTYRQHVDAHMEQLFQQLPEQELTELLPVLELGLQHEQQHQELLITDIKYILSTNPLLPAFKPRPAPKQATEKTAARFLEVPGGTYKIGFTGEGFCFDNELGVHEVLVEDFEIMNRLVTNGEYLEFMQDGGYSDFRHWLDEGFALVKNDHLEAPLYWVKQDNTWHRFTMHGLEEVDMNEPVCHLSFYEADAYANWAGKRLLTEFEWEAAAQVYPPQSGNFVESELLEPTAADPAATGMQQLYGNLWEWTYSAYHPYPGFTKAPGAIGEYNGKFMLNQMVLRGGSCATPESHIRTTYRNFFHPDKRWQYNGIRLANK